One Rhodoferax sp. GW822-FHT02A01 genomic window, CCCATGGCCCAGCGCACTGCCAGCTGACGTCCACCGGGTTGGATGCACAGGGTCAACAGCGCCAGAAGCGCTGCTGGCAACACGACTTCAGCACCTCCAAAACGCGTGAGAAAAGGCCAGAAGTTCAATGTGCCGGGGGTGAGGGGTGTGGATGAAAATCGATTGTACGGGTCCCCTGTAAATGCCCGGCACTACGGCGCAGCCTCAGGCAGGCTGAGGCTTGCGGCGTTTCACCAGCGAGGCCACCAGCCCCAAGCCAGCGAGCAACAGCACATAGGACTCAGGCTCCGGCACGGGCGTCACGGCCAAGGACGTGACCGCGGCACCGCCGTTGCCAAACAAGGCGATGCCGGTGTTGCCGGTAAGGGGGGCGGACATGTTCACCGAACGCAGCAGCGTGGTGCCGTCCACGTCGTACAAATTGCCGGTGATGCCGCTTGCCAGCCAGCTGATGGACAGCTTGTACCACTGGTTACCAAAGCTGGCCGTGCTGGCCACGCCATCGCTGAAGCTGGGCGTTTGCGAAGCGATGCCAGAGACGCTCTGGAACAGCAACTGGTTGGTGTCGGACGCGGCGGTCAAGGCATAGGTGCTTGCGCTGTCAGACGCAAAGCCAAGGCTGATGCGTCCGCCTTGGCTGCCACTGACCGCATCGGCGCTGGGGCCGGGATTGATCCAGGCGCTGAGCACTTCCCCCACATGGAAATCAATGGCGGTGTTGACCGACCAGGTGGAGTCGGTGAGGTAGATGCCGCTGGTGCCATCCGGTGCGGGCGACACAAAGCTGCTGGCATCGGCGCCAACGCCGACCGACCAGCCCGGGGTGGACAGTTGGCCGCCCGTGAACGGTTCCACCACGCTTGCGTTGGCAAGCCCTGCGACGGCCATCAGGCCGGCTGCTGCGATTTTGAAAAAGAGAGTCATGGTTTTCTTCCAGAACAAAAGATGTGGGGCTTAGAAATTGAAGAGGCTGGTCAGGTCGCCGATGGCTGGCTGGTTGGCAGGCAGGTACGGGTTGTTGACGTTCTTGACCGGGTTGGGCAGGTTGTCGCGGCTGCGGTTGGACAAGGTGGGCAGGCTCCAGTTCTTTTCAATGAACTTGGCGATGGACACATGGTCGTGATAGACATGGTCCACATAGCCCTTCTTGGCAAACGGTGAGACAGCAATCAGAGGAATACGCGGGCCGTCACCAAAGAAGTCCAGGTTCTGGATGGCGCCGGTATCAAAGTAGCCACCGCCTTCATCCGTGGTGATCAGGATGGCTGTCTGTGCCCACAGAGCCGGATTGGCCTTGACTTTGGTGATCAGGTCGTTGAGGAATAGTTCATAGTTGCCTGGAGCCGAATAGCCGGGGTGTCCGCTATAGATATTTTTGGGAACTACAAACGACACAGCCGGAACCGTGTTGTTGCTGATATCTGCATACAAGGTGGTGAGGCCTTGCAGGTTGTTGCGCAGCGCAGAGTTCACCACATTGGTAGACACGTTGAGCGGGTCGCCAATGCTGTTGTAAATCAGTTCACGCGTCTTGCTGATGGCCACCGGCGTTGCGTAGGTGGCAATCACGGAGTCTGGGGTTCCTGCGGGAAGCTTGGCCTTGACGCCCGCAAACACCTGTGGATAGACCAGTTGGTAGAACGGGTCAGACGTCACGTCCGCGTCCTCGCGACCACCCGTGTACCACTTCCAGCTCACGCCGTTGTTGGATAGCAGTTCGCCAATGGTAGGCACTGTCTGTGGCGGGTACACAAAGTTGCCGGAGGTAGGTGCCGTGGCATTGCCATACACGTCGTACGCAGGTGTGTAGTTGTTCACCAGGTAGTAGGCACCGCCTTCGCAGTTGCTGCTTCTGCCCTTGGCGGCGAGTACCGCATGGATCTCGGCCACGCCCGGTTGCGAGGGGTCGGAGCAATTCACATACGAGCCACCGGAATAGCCATCGTTGGTGTAGAAGTTGTCAGTGCCCGTCTGCGGGTCCGGGTTTTCAATTTCGTTGGCCGGTGGCGTGGCCAGCACACCATTGACGTTGTAGACGGCGGCATCACCTGCCGTTGCCAGTGCGAAGAAGTTGGCGCCCGTTCCACCCATCACGGCCTGGTGGTAGTTGTCGCTGATGGCGTATTGCTGGGCCAGGGACTTGAACAGGGGTGCGTCGCCCTGGTTCATGTTGTAGAAGCCCATGAGCTCGCCGCCCTGCCCGGTGGAGGCGGCGGTCACTCCGCCGGTCGCGCCGCCCGTTCCCACGGTGGTAGCCACCCACTGGAACAGGTCATGCTTCTCATTGGTGCCACCAGTTTGTTGCCACATCTGGAAGAACCGGTGCACGGGATCACCCACGTCGGAAGTGGCCGTGCCATAGGGCACGTACTTGCTGATCTGGAACGGGCCGTTGGCGGTCAGACCGTTGAAACGCGGGTCCGGTGCTGTGCCATAGAGGGTCAGTGTTGTCGGGTTATACACACCGATCAGGGTGGGTTGCGGCAACGCAGCCAAAGGGCCCTGGCGGGTGGGCGTCAGCGTGTAGCTGCCGGTCCCATTGCTGGCCTGGCTTTGCACAGCCTTGCTGTAGTTTGCACCGGGCGTGCCGTCGGCCTTGACGATACCTTGCGAGAGCAGGTTGAGCGCAGACTGGCCGCGTGGCGGAATGTAAGTACCGAACACCGTATCAAAGGAGTTGTTCTCCCCCACAACCACAATCACGTGTTTGATGGGCGTAGTGGTGTTGGCATCACCCGCAAAGCTGGCCGGAACCAACGCGGCTCCAGACACCAACGCGGCAATACTTTTCAAAGCAGTGTGTTTCATGCAGCTTTCCCTTGATGAATATCGGTAAAAGAAATACGTTGTGACCCGATCAACGTTAAGCAACATTTGTTACGGCTTGAGGCCAACGAATGGGTTGGAGATAGTTCGATCGGATAGGATTTCGACAAATATTTCGCGCCCACTCCGTTAGAACTCACTTCCGTGGATGCCATTGCGCGGTTCAAGGTCGGGCTCTCCATGTGTGGAGCACCTGACGAGCTGAAAGCCTTGCGATCTAAAACCTGCACCGATAGCAGGGTTTTGCGCCACACAGCGCAGACCTGAGCGACATTTGACCCATCTTCGACTGGTGGTACATTGATCGCGGCAAAGCTTGAGGGAGGTTCCCCGAATGGACAATGCGAAGCAGCAGGACAGTCTGTCCCCCGCTCCAGGCGCTTCCACGGGCGAAACACCGCGCTCCACCAGGCACCTGAATATCCGCTACACGGACCGATTGCTTGCCTCGGCGGAAATGTTGCTTTCCTTGCGCGACCCGCAGGTGTCATCGCAGCAAGACACCCTGGCCTTGATCGCGGACCTGATACACGCGGCCACGCACGACGTCCTGACCGGTATGCCCACGCGCAGTCTGCTGCTCAGCAGGCTCGAGCATGAACTTACACGGGTGGCCATTGATGACGAGCAAGTCGGTCTGCTCTTCGTGGACCTGGACAATTTCAAACAAGTGAATGACACGCTGGGCCACGATAGCGGTGACGAACTGCTGTGCGAGGTTTCCAGGCGCCTGCATGAATGCGTCAAACCCGGAGTGGGCTCCATCGTGAGCCGCGTTGGCGGCGACGAATTCGTCATTCTGTATCCCCGTGCCACGATCGAATCGGAAGACGAGCTGGCAGCCCGCATTCTGCAAGCGGTCACCCAGCCAGTCCGGATTGCCGGCAGGGATGTTGCCACCTCGGCCAGCATTGGTATGGCCAGCTGTACCCCAGGGACGCAGACCGCCGAGGAGCTGATGCAAAACGCCGACACGGCCCTGTATGCGGCAAAGGCGAGTGGCCGCAACCGCATGGTGCGCTTCAACGATGAATTGCAGGCGCGCGCATCGCGGCGGATGCAGATCGAATCGGACCTGCGCGTGGCACTGCGCGAGAAACAGCTCTTTGTGCACTACCAGCCGCAGGTAAGTCTGGTGACCGGGCGACTCGTGGGCGTGGAGGCGCTGGCGCGCTGGCATCACCCCGAGTACGGAATGCTGTCCCCGCTGGAGTTCATTCCCATTGCCGAAGACAGTCGGCTCATCGGTGAGCTGGGGCGGCAGGTGTTGCGCTCTGCGTGTCAGCAACTTGCTGCGTGGGCGGTGGCGCTGCCCGGGCGGCCGCTGTCCTTGACCGTCAATGTTTCACCGCGCCAGCTGGGCGATCCCGACTTCATCACCGAGGTCCAGGCGATCCTCAGACAGACCGGCATCAACCATTCATCGCTGTGCCTGGAGCTGACTGAAAGCGCCTTGGCCAATCAGGATGCAGAAATCCTGGCCTCGCTCCACCGCTTGCACGAAATGGGCATTTATGTGGCATTCGACGACTTCGCCACCGAGTCGTCCTCGCTGGCCCGGCTGCGCGATCTGCCGATCGAGGTCCTGAAGATCGACAAGTCGTTTATTGACGGCCTTCCCACCGAGCCCGGAGACACCGCCGTGGTCTCATCCATCCTCAGCCTGGCGTTCGCCACCGGCAAGCATGTCATTGCCGAAGGCATTGAGCGGATTGAGCAGGCGCTTGCGCTGCGCAGCATGGGATGCCATGTGGCGCAGGGCTACCTTTTCTCCAAACCGGTGGACGCCGCATTGATCGTGCCCATGATGGATTCACCGCTGTGGCAGGCACCCGTGAGCTGGGGCGTTCAATCCGGCACGACCGCCTCCGCCAGCCTGACGCGCCGTGCACACCCGACTTTCATCGAAGAATTTCTGGACCAGATCGGCGTGCCTATGGGGGTCAAGACGGGGAACGCGACATGATGGCGTTCATCATCGGCATCGGCAATCTTCTGGTGGGCATGGCCTATGTGACGCTGGGCCTGCTCAGCACTTGGGAGGCAGCAAGCCAGTACCGGCGTCGCGGCTTGTCGCGATTTGGCATCGGCTTTTCGCTCATGGCGGCAAGCTGTGGACCACACCATCTGGTACACGGCTGGTGTGTGTTGCAGGGCGGCATGGTCTCCACGCCCATGCTGGTGGTGACGCTGACGGGCCTGCCCGCAGGCATCGTATTTTGCTGGCTGCGCGCCGAGGCAATGCGGGGCGGCCGCGGTGACCGCGCGGTGCCTGTCAATGGCTCGGTGATGGGGGGCGCTGCCATTGCGTCGCTGGTTGTCGTGGGTCTGCTGGCAGGTTGGGCCATGGCCACGCCCCCAGCGCCTGAGCTGCTCCTATGCACCACGGAAGGCATACGGTTGTGGCTGGGCGGCCCGGGTGCCACCCTGGGCCCCATGCTGGTGATGCTCAGCAACTTATGGGTAACCTTTACTTACTCGATGGTAGGTTGGTACCTGGGCGACACGCAGATACGGCGCTTCATTTCCACCCACACCTGGTCACTGTCAGGCCTGGCGCTCACTGCCGTCTTTCCCTCTTGCGCGGCCATGCACCTCATCCTGGCATTGACCAACGGCCAGCAAACCAGCACCTTGTTTTTCGACCTGATTGGCGTTCCCGCTTCGGTCTATTTCCTGTGGGTAGTCAAGCAGCTGCATGCCGACGCCGCCATGGACTGGAATCGTCGCCCACTGGCAGGACTTGCCGCGTTTCCCAACCGTCCTTCACCCTGGAGCGAATCCATTGCCGACGAACGTTAAGTTTCAGTAGCTAACCGATTTCACTCAACATATCTGCAGTGAATCCACACCGCGTCCATGTGCACCTTCGTACGCCGCAAG contains:
- a CDS encoding alkaline phosphatase family protein, producing the protein MKHTALKSIAALVSGAALVPASFAGDANTTTPIKHVIVVVGENNSFDTVFGTYIPPRGQSALNLLSQGIVKADGTPGANYSKAVQSQASNGTGSYTLTPTRQGPLAALPQPTLIGVYNPTTLTLYGTAPDPRFNGLTANGPFQISKYVPYGTATSDVGDPVHRFFQMWQQTGGTNEKHDLFQWVATTVGTGGATGGVTAASTGQGGELMGFYNMNQGDAPLFKSLAQQYAISDNYHQAVMGGTGANFFALATAGDAAVYNVNGVLATPPANEIENPDPQTGTDNFYTNDGYSGGSYVNCSDPSQPGVAEIHAVLAAKGRSSNCEGGAYYLVNNYTPAYDVYGNATAPTSGNFVYPPQTVPTIGELLSNNGVSWKWYTGGREDADVTSDPFYQLVYPQVFAGVKAKLPAGTPDSVIATYATPVAISKTRELIYNSIGDPLNVSTNVVNSALRNNLQGLTTLYADISNNTVPAVSFVVPKNIYSGHPGYSAPGNYELFLNDLITKVKANPALWAQTAILITTDEGGGYFDTGAIQNLDFFGDGPRIPLIAVSPFAKKGYVDHVYHDHVSIAKFIEKNWSLPTLSNRSRDNLPNPVKNVNNPYLPANQPAIGDLTSLFNF
- a CDS encoding PEP-CTERM sorting domain-containing protein is translated as MTLFFKIAAAGLMAVAGLANASVVEPFTGGQLSTPGWSVGVGADASSFVSPAPDGTSGIYLTDSTWSVNTAIDFHVGEVLSAWINPGPSADAVSGSQGGRISLGFASDSASTYALTAASDTNQLLFQSVSGIASQTPSFSDGVASTASFGNQWYKLSISWLASGITGNLYDVDGTTLLRSVNMSAPLTGNTGIALFGNGGAAVTSLAVTPVPEPESYVLLLAGLGLVASLVKRRKPQPA
- a CDS encoding EAL domain-containing protein, translated to MDNAKQQDSLSPAPGASTGETPRSTRHLNIRYTDRLLASAEMLLSLRDPQVSSQQDTLALIADLIHAATHDVLTGMPTRSLLLSRLEHELTRVAIDDEQVGLLFVDLDNFKQVNDTLGHDSGDELLCEVSRRLHECVKPGVGSIVSRVGGDEFVILYPRATIESEDELAARILQAVTQPVRIAGRDVATSASIGMASCTPGTQTAEELMQNADTALYAAKASGRNRMVRFNDELQARASRRMQIESDLRVALREKQLFVHYQPQVSLVTGRLVGVEALARWHHPEYGMLSPLEFIPIAEDSRLIGELGRQVLRSACQQLAAWAVALPGRPLSLTVNVSPRQLGDPDFITEVQAILRQTGINHSSLCLELTESALANQDAEILASLHRLHEMGIYVAFDDFATESSSLARLRDLPIEVLKIDKSFIDGLPTEPGDTAVVSSILSLAFATGKHVIAEGIERIEQALALRSMGCHVAQGYLFSKPVDAALIVPMMDSPLWQAPVSWGVQSGTTASASLTRRAHPTFIEEFLDQIGVPMGVKTGNAT